The following are encoded in a window of Rhizobium sp. WYJ-E13 genomic DNA:
- a CDS encoding SufE family protein, whose amino-acid sequence MATLDQIIDDFSFLDDWEDRYRYVIELGKALPDLAEEKKTSENKVMGCASQVWLVTHTSGNPDNPVMTFEGDSDAHIVRGLVAIVLATYSGKTASEIASLDAFEIFSKIGLTENLSSQRSNGLRSMVNRIREEARVRAVA is encoded by the coding sequence ATGGCAACCCTCGACCAGATCATCGACGACTTCTCCTTCCTGGACGATTGGGAAGACCGCTACCGATATGTCATCGAACTCGGCAAGGCGCTGCCGGATCTGGCCGAGGAGAAGAAGACCTCAGAGAACAAGGTGATGGGCTGCGCCAGCCAGGTGTGGCTGGTGACGCATACATCAGGCAATCCGGACAATCCCGTCATGACGTTCGAAGGCGATTCCGATGCGCATATCGTGCGTGGCCTCGTCGCCATCGTGCTCGCCACCTATTCCGGCAAGACGGCGTCCGAAATCGCTTCGCTGGATGCCTTCGAGATCTTCTCCAAGATTGGGCTGACCGAGAATCTGTCGTCACAACGCTCTAACGGGCTACGCTCGATGGTCAATCGCATTCGCGAGGAAGCACGCGTGCGGGCTGTCGCCTGA